The Desulfobotulus pelophilus genome segment TGCGTCTCATATTCCCCCCGTATGGATAAAGGCCATGCCCTGCCTGCAAGGGGCAGAGCATGACATGTTCTGCATGGATAAGCTTTCTAGAAATCAGAAACTTACGGTCATCTTGGCAGCAAAGAGGAACCAGTTTTCGGAAGTGTTCAGGATATTGTTTTCTGAGTTGATGTCCTTCATCAGAATGGCGGCACCGTTCATGGCATGGCCTTCCAGCTTGAACACCCAGTTGGGGGTGAGATCAAAGCGTGCGGTGAGGGCCAGATCCTTCAGCCAGGCGTCGTGGTCCTTATAGCCTGCAGCAATACGATTTTGATCGGTTTTGTTTTTATTACCGTCCCTGTCATCCTTGTCCGCATAGTATTCCGAATAGGAAAGACCCATTTCCAGCCAGTCCGTAAAGCGGTAGCCCATGGCTGCATAGTAGCCTTCGGTATTCAGTGTATTTGTTTGATTTACCAGGTTATTTGAGAATTCATACCGGTTGCCCATGTATTCTGCCGCAAAGGTGAAGGAGCCAAAGATATACTCAAGAGATGCTGTATAGGCTTTGGATATTGTATTGGCACGAAAATCTAATATTTGACCGCTACCGCCAAGGTATAAATCAGCATCCGTATCAAATTCAACTATCCAGCCAGTTGTGCTCAGCCGAAGACCATTCACAGGGGTGGACCAGACAAGGCCACCGGCATAGCTGTGTTTTGTGTGAGTGGACCTGGGGTCAGCGCGGTTACCCTCAAGCTTGGCCTGGTCTTTCAGTGTCGCCACGACCCCGCCGTCAGTGGGAAAATCAGCCTCTCCACCCTGAAACT includes the following:
- a CDS encoding porin; the protein is MKTLKGLMLGLGLLCMAFPAMAVEFGDDLFGGVTVHGFISQGYLKSDNNNFFAKTEDGSARFNEFGVNISSQVSDQLRVGLQILGRNLGEFGEGDPEIDWAFADYRWRDWMGLRVGKMKMVHGLYNTTRDIDMLRTSIFLPQSVYNEAWRDTVSSITGAEVYGDIYMGNAGSLTYQFQGGEADFPTDGGVVATLKDQAKLEGNRADPRSTHTKHSYAGGLVWSTPVNGLRLSTTGWIVEFDTDADLYLGGSGQILDFRANTISKAYTASLEYIFGSFTFAAEYMGNRYEFSNNLVNQTNTLNTEGYYAAMGYRFTDWLEMGLSYSEYYADKDDRDGNKNKTDQNRIAAGYKDHDAWLKDLALTARFDLTPNWVFKLEGHAMNGAAILMKDINSENNILNTSENWFLFAAKMTVSF